A single genomic interval of Dyella sp. GSA-30 harbors:
- a CDS encoding polysaccharide biosynthesis/export family protein, producing MKKNLRALAVAITALALHACVLAPGQHMSTVGLTRQGSVEAARYQLVPITPKLLAMDKATAVSAAIPPELLAFQPGSYRIGAGDSLYITVWEHPELTSPAGPQQQPSANGRLVRTDGTLFYPYVGLLKAEGMTIEELRAAITEKLAKYVEKPQVDLSVISYGSQRITLRGAFMKTEPQPITVTPLSLSQAIGLAQVNTDQADLSGLVLTRDGHEYHLDMDTLSREPHGLDSVWLKAGDQIFLPYNDRKEVYVVGEVVRPMAIPFKTADLTLSQALGRAGGLNEVTSKGNAVYVIRGVEDMEKSPAMIYQLRAESPTAFALASQFSVRPGDVVFVGPADITRWNRFLQQLLPLSGVISNLSTAKTNFLDTTN from the coding sequence GTGAAGAAAAATCTGCGGGCTTTGGCCGTCGCAATCACCGCATTGGCCCTGCATGCCTGCGTTCTGGCGCCCGGCCAACACATGAGTACGGTCGGGCTTACGCGTCAGGGCTCGGTGGAAGCGGCTCGCTATCAGTTGGTTCCTATCACACCCAAGCTGCTTGCCATGGACAAGGCGACGGCGGTATCCGCTGCGATTCCGCCAGAGCTGCTTGCGTTTCAGCCTGGGAGCTATCGTATCGGCGCGGGCGATTCGCTCTACATCACGGTATGGGAGCATCCGGAGCTGACCTCGCCGGCTGGGCCGCAACAGCAGCCAAGTGCGAATGGCCGTCTCGTGCGCACCGATGGCACCTTGTTCTATCCCTATGTGGGCCTGCTCAAAGCAGAGGGCATGACCATCGAGGAACTGCGTGCCGCGATCACCGAGAAGTTGGCCAAGTATGTAGAAAAGCCGCAGGTCGATCTCAGTGTGATCAGTTATGGCAGTCAGCGCATCACGCTGCGCGGCGCATTCATGAAGACCGAGCCGCAGCCGATCACGGTAACGCCCTTGTCGTTGTCGCAGGCCATCGGTCTGGCACAGGTCAATACGGATCAGGCCGACCTTTCTGGGCTGGTGTTGACGCGCGACGGTCACGAGTATCACCTGGATATGGACACACTCAGTCGCGAGCCGCATGGGCTCGACAGTGTCTGGCTCAAGGCTGGCGATCAGATTTTCCTGCCTTATAACGATCGCAAGGAAGTTTATGTCGTGGGTGAGGTCGTTCGTCCGATGGCGATTCCTTTCAAGACTGCCGATCTGACATTGAGCCAGGCTCTTGGTCGCGCGGGCGGCCTCAACGAAGTCACATCCAAGGGCAACGCGGTCTACGTGATCCGCGGTGTCGAGGATATGGAAAAATCGCCGGCCATGATCTACCAGCTGCGCGCCGAATCGCCGACGGCGTTTGCCTTGGCGTCACAATTTTCGGTGCGCCCCGGTGACGTTGTGTTCGTAGGTCCGGCCGACATCACGCGTTGGAACCGCTTCCTGCAGCAGTTGCTGCCGTTGTCGGGAGTGATCAGCAACTTGTCCACCGCCAAGACCAATTTCCTGGATACCACTAATTGA
- a CDS encoding YjbF family lipoprotein — translation MAIVLSGGCTTVSMGSVDALKQAVDRRADVHPTAASVAAQPYFQLQVSSHDGEAVMVLASVQGARLGWYGANGQAVFLSHGLLVKTLGLTQNLDAVLLPQVDPFAAGLQHLQQPISYTRVMDWSPGYRYGVQAQARLSPKAMENVEILGTVHHLRRIDERVRSAEAGFDVVNHYWVDPADGFIWKSRQYAAPGLSLELIQLRPYRETAP, via the coding sequence ATGGCGATCGTGTTGTCGGGTGGCTGCACGACGGTTTCGATGGGCAGTGTCGACGCGTTGAAGCAAGCGGTCGATCGTCGCGCCGACGTTCATCCGACCGCGGCATCGGTCGCCGCGCAGCCTTATTTCCAGTTGCAGGTATCGAGTCATGATGGCGAGGCCGTCATGGTGCTCGCCAGCGTGCAGGGTGCAAGACTCGGTTGGTACGGTGCGAACGGGCAGGCGGTTTTTTTGAGCCACGGATTGCTGGTAAAGACCCTTGGGCTGACCCAGAACCTGGATGCCGTGTTGTTGCCGCAGGTGGATCCCTTCGCTGCCGGCCTGCAGCATCTGCAGCAGCCGATAAGCTACACACGTGTGATGGATTGGTCGCCGGGGTACCGCTATGGCGTGCAGGCGCAGGCGCGGCTGTCTCCCAAGGCGATGGAGAATGTCGAGATTCTCGGTACGGTGCATCACTTGCGCCGCATAGATGAGCGAGTGCGATCGGCGGAAGCGGGCTTTGATGTAGTGAATCATTACTGGGTTGATCCGGCCGACGGATTCATCTGGAAAAGCCGCCAGTACGCAGCGCCCGGCCTATCGCTCGAGCTGATTCAGTTGCGGCCATATCGAGAAACTGCGCCATGA
- a CDS encoding capsule biosynthesis GfcC family protein yields MRCLLRAGCLLISLCVSQLSSAQVTVTGAVARPGTYPLAEMPRLADVTKLAQVDPEAYVLGASWSQRSQLLSQRREQAGLLYELEVIRQQAAAAGDDAMLAASRSLRDWLQSLPLTGRRLVRTLDPAQLAISDADNFPLDDGDQLNYPKRPTSVRVVGAVAHPCTLPQVGLKAARDYLADCAPSSAADKELLYVIQPDGQVSELGIALWNRSPPMVLAPGAIIYVPLDRHVIRSAADDVFNHEVANFLATQPASDTEVPK; encoded by the coding sequence ATGAGATGCCTGCTCCGTGCCGGCTGCCTGCTGATATCGCTGTGCGTGTCGCAGTTGTCGTCGGCACAGGTGACTGTGACAGGTGCCGTGGCACGGCCAGGCACCTATCCGCTGGCTGAGATGCCACGACTGGCCGATGTTACCAAGCTCGCGCAGGTCGATCCCGAAGCCTATGTGCTGGGAGCATCGTGGTCGCAGCGTTCGCAGTTGTTGTCGCAGCGGCGCGAGCAGGCAGGGCTGTTGTACGAACTGGAAGTGATACGACAACAGGCTGCCGCTGCGGGCGACGATGCCATGCTCGCGGCCAGCCGCTCCTTGCGCGATTGGTTGCAAAGCCTGCCGCTGACTGGTCGCCGGTTGGTGCGTACGCTCGATCCCGCGCAGCTGGCGATCAGCGATGCCGATAATTTTCCGCTCGACGATGGCGATCAGCTGAACTATCCGAAACGCCCGACGAGCGTGCGCGTAGTGGGTGCTGTCGCGCATCCTTGTACTTTGCCGCAAGTCGGATTGAAGGCGGCACGCGACTATCTGGCAGATTGCGCGCCGTCATCGGCAGCGGATAAGGAACTGTTGTATGTGATTCAGCCGGATGGACAAGTCTCCGAGCTGGGTATCGCGCTGTGGAATCGCAGCCCGCCGATGGTGTTGGCGCCCGGTGCGATTATTTATGTGCCACTGGATCGACATGTCATTCGCTCAGCCGCGGACGACGTCTTCAATCATGAAGTGGCTAATTTTCTGGCGACCCAGCCGGCAAGCGATACCGAGGTGCCGAAGTGA
- a CDS encoding YjbH domain-containing protein, producing MGLLLAASLSRALHAQDAPGYTHNDFGGIGLLQTPTARMADDGEISFTATRVYPFSQYNLMLQPLPWMETTFRYTNVSNELYGPVSLSGHQKLKDKSIDLKVHLWRESRYLPDVSIGGRDIAGTGLFSGEFLVATKRLGPLDLSLGLGWGNVGGRGNLANPFGFIYSGFKQRAGNTNQQGGEFNVFNYFRGPTALFGGVEYQTPLDWLRFKLELDGNNYQHEAHNNNLEQRTPFNAAALFRINRNVDFSVGYERGTTVMATLSLHANLAEHKPPEKTMDPPPEPLRSLPSVAPKQATAATAVPASMPPEKVDWPELIRALNDNAGISVRSISRRGSDLVIHGEQQRYFYSAEALGRVSRILDNRLDGSFDWFTLSSESYGMPMVEYTLHRPRFVDLIDHKIDSTAFKRSIEQDAPIPQPEQTLYSATPKKFDAGVALAYKQSLGGPNAFVLYQFTADGSASYHFTPNLWWDGLVSVNLLNNYDKFTYTAPSLLPRVRTNIREYLTSSDITMPNFQLTGTRRLGNDLFGMAYGGMLESMYAGVGGEVLYRPFGDRWAIGTDVNWVRQRGFRQDFALRSYHIITGQTTLYMDTRFHDVTVALSAGRYLAGDVGMTLDVSRQFANGTKMGAYATLTNKSGQATGEGSFDKGIYFSIPFDLMLPRSSRTSASFMWEPLLRDGGARLNRRYTLYNMTSDRDGDLFDNNVDKVVE from the coding sequence GTGGGTTTGCTGCTTGCCGCATCGTTGAGCAGGGCCCTGCATGCGCAGGACGCTCCGGGTTATACGCATAACGATTTCGGTGGCATCGGTTTGTTGCAGACGCCGACCGCGCGCATGGCTGACGATGGCGAAATCAGTTTCACCGCCACTCGCGTCTACCCCTTTTCGCAGTACAACCTCATGCTGCAACCGTTGCCGTGGATGGAAACGACATTCCGGTACACCAACGTCAGCAACGAACTGTATGGTCCGGTCTCGCTGAGCGGGCATCAAAAACTCAAGGACAAATCGATCGACCTGAAGGTGCATTTGTGGCGCGAATCACGCTACTTGCCGGATGTTTCGATCGGTGGTCGCGATATCGCTGGTACCGGCTTGTTCAGCGGCGAGTTCCTGGTTGCCACCAAACGTCTCGGGCCGCTCGACCTGAGCCTGGGTCTGGGTTGGGGCAATGTCGGCGGACGCGGCAACCTGGCCAATCCGTTCGGTTTTATCTACAGCGGATTCAAGCAGCGCGCCGGCAACACCAACCAGCAAGGTGGTGAGTTCAACGTCTTTAACTACTTTCGTGGGCCGACGGCGCTGTTCGGCGGCGTGGAATACCAGACGCCGCTGGATTGGTTGCGCTTCAAATTGGAACTGGACGGCAACAATTACCAGCACGAAGCGCACAACAACAATTTGGAGCAACGCACGCCGTTCAATGCCGCGGCGCTGTTCCGGATCAACCGCAATGTGGATTTCTCGGTCGGCTACGAGCGTGGCACCACGGTGATGGCGACATTGAGCCTCCACGCCAACCTGGCTGAACACAAGCCGCCGGAGAAAACGATGGACCCTCCGCCGGAACCCTTGCGCTCGCTGCCTTCGGTAGCGCCCAAGCAGGCGACAGCCGCTACCGCTGTTCCAGCGTCAATGCCGCCGGAAAAAGTCGATTGGCCCGAGTTGATTCGCGCGCTCAACGACAATGCCGGTATTTCCGTTCGCAGTATTAGCCGGCGCGGTTCGGATCTGGTGATTCATGGCGAGCAGCAGAGGTATTTCTATTCGGCTGAGGCGCTTGGGCGAGTCTCGCGCATTCTGGACAATCGCCTGGACGGCAGTTTCGACTGGTTTACCCTGTCCAGCGAAAGCTACGGCATGCCGATGGTCGAGTACACGCTGCACCGGCCGCGCTTCGTCGATCTGATCGATCACAAGATCGACTCGACCGCGTTCAAGCGCAGCATCGAGCAGGATGCGCCGATTCCACAGCCGGAGCAGACACTGTATTCGGCGACACCCAAGAAATTCGATGCCGGCGTGGCCCTTGCCTATAAGCAGAGTCTGGGCGGGCCCAATGCGTTTGTGCTCTATCAGTTCACAGCCGATGGTAGCGCCAGCTACCACTTCACCCCGAACCTGTGGTGGGACGGTCTGGTCAGCGTCAACCTGCTCAACAATTACGACAAGTTCACCTATACGGCACCGAGCTTGCTGCCACGCGTGCGCACCAATATTCGCGAGTACCTGACCAGCTCGGATATCACCATGCCCAACTTCCAGCTCACGGGTACGCGACGGCTGGGCAACGACCTGTTTGGCATGGCTTATGGCGGCATGCTGGAGAGCATGTACGCGGGCGTTGGCGGCGAAGTGCTCTATCGGCCTTTCGGTGACCGCTGGGCGATCGGCACGGATGTTAACTGGGTACGACAGCGCGGCTTTAGACAGGACTTCGCGTTGCGGTCGTATCACATCATCACCGGGCAGACCACGCTTTACATGGACACCCGATTCCATGATGTCACCGTTGCGTTGAGTGCTGGGCGCTATCTCGCCGGCGACGTGGGCATGACGTTGGATGTTTCGCGCCAGTTCGCCAACGGCACCAAGATGGGAGCCTATGCGACGTTGACCAACAAGTCGGGTCAGGCTACGGGCGAAGGCAGTTTCGACAAGGGTATCTACTTCTCGATCCCGTTCGATCTGATGCTGCCGCGATCCAGCCGCACTTCGGCTAGCTTCATGTGGGAGCCGCTGTTGCGCGATGGCGGCGCACGCCTCAATCGACGCTACACCCTGTACAACATGACTAGCGATCGCGACGGCGATCTGTTCGATAACAACGTGGATAAGGTTGTCGAGTAA
- a CDS encoding sulfotransferase, with protein MPDASHPPRKFHFISGLPRAGTTLLAAILNQNPRFRAGMTSPLADIMGVVIAEASSKNDFSFDVSDEQRVALLRGLVENFYSVETDVGVVFDTSRLWCSRMQLLNTLFPGVKVIACVRQLAWVLDSMERLVRRQPVSVSKVFRFDTNTTVYSRIEALTDPRGMVGFAYQASKDAFYGEYARDHLLLLTYESLVRDPAAAVRAVYQFLGEPWFEHDFDHIEYNADEFDARVGMPGLHSVRPKVESIERQPVLPREIFGRFANEAFWMDPKNNVNQVPIV; from the coding sequence ATGCCAGACGCCAGCCACCCGCCACGGAAGTTCCACTTCATTTCCGGGCTGCCGCGCGCCGGCACCACACTTCTGGCCGCGATCCTCAATCAGAATCCGCGCTTCCGTGCGGGCATGACCAGTCCGCTTGCGGACATCATGGGCGTGGTGATTGCCGAGGCGAGCAGCAAGAATGACTTTTCGTTCGATGTCTCCGACGAACAGCGCGTCGCGCTATTGCGCGGTCTGGTGGAGAACTTCTACTCCGTAGAGACTGACGTCGGCGTGGTGTTCGACACAAGCCGGCTGTGGTGCAGCCGAATGCAGTTGCTCAACACGCTGTTCCCCGGGGTGAAGGTCATTGCATGCGTGCGCCAGCTGGCATGGGTGCTCGACAGCATGGAGCGCCTGGTGCGTCGGCAACCGGTCAGCGTCAGCAAGGTGTTCCGCTTCGACACGAACACCACCGTGTACTCCCGCATTGAGGCCCTGACCGATCCACGGGGCATGGTGGGCTTTGCCTACCAGGCGAGCAAAGACGCCTTTTACGGCGAATACGCACGAGACCATCTGCTGTTGCTGACCTACGAAAGCCTGGTACGCGATCCGGCCGCGGCCGTACGCGCGGTCTACCAGTTTCTCGGCGAGCCCTGGTTCGAGCACGACTTCGACCACATCGAATACAACGCGGACGAGTTCGATGCCCGCGTCGGCATGCCTGGCCTGCATTCCGTTCGACCAAAGGTGGAGTCGATCGAGCGCCAGCCGGTTCTGCCGCGGGAGATCTTCGGGCGCTTCGCCAACGAGGCGTTCTGGATGGACCCAAAGAACAACGTCAATCAGGTACCTATTGTGTGA
- a CDS encoding LacI family DNA-binding transcriptional regulator, producing MSRVTINDVARTSDTSKKTVSRVLNNEPNVRDEVRDRVLAAVAQLNYRPLTSARSLATNRSFMIGLLYDNLSPSYIMEVQAGVLEACEAAQYSMMVQPLVSTAPDFVERVESILWRHRPDGLILTPPITDHPKLLDHLRKNDLPFASIAPRQSKGCIGVILREREAAAAMVDHLVALGHRRIAHIIGPPKHGAGIWRLAGFRDGLKRAGLKENPAYMVQGHFSFESGVAAARQLLALKQRPTAIFAADDDMAVGAIWAAAEAGVSVPGDMSICGFDDTTIATQVWPPLTTVHQPVHEMGKRATEELLLRVLGKGEARMVEVGYEMRMRASTAPAP from the coding sequence ATGTCACGTGTGACCATCAACGATGTCGCCCGCACCTCCGACACGTCGAAAAAGACCGTATCGCGCGTACTGAACAACGAACCGAACGTGCGCGACGAGGTGCGCGACCGCGTGCTTGCGGCCGTTGCGCAACTCAATTACCGCCCACTCACCTCGGCGCGCAGCCTGGCAACAAACCGCTCCTTCATGATCGGCCTGCTCTACGACAACTTGTCGCCGAGCTATATCATGGAAGTCCAGGCAGGCGTGCTGGAGGCCTGCGAAGCGGCGCAATACAGCATGATGGTGCAGCCGCTTGTCTCGACAGCGCCGGACTTCGTCGAACGCGTCGAGAGCATCCTGTGGCGACACCGGCCCGATGGGCTGATCCTTACGCCACCCATCACCGACCATCCGAAGCTGCTCGATCATTTACGCAAGAACGACCTTCCGTTTGCCTCGATCGCGCCACGCCAGTCCAAGGGCTGCATCGGCGTCATCCTCCGCGAGCGTGAAGCCGCAGCAGCGATGGTGGACCACCTCGTAGCACTGGGCCATCGCCGCATCGCCCACATCATTGGCCCGCCCAAGCACGGCGCCGGCATCTGGCGTCTCGCCGGCTTTCGCGATGGCTTGAAACGCGCAGGGCTGAAGGAAAACCCCGCCTATATGGTGCAAGGCCACTTTTCTTTCGAGTCCGGCGTGGCCGCAGCCCGCCAGTTGCTCGCACTGAAACAACGGCCGACCGCCATTTTCGCGGCGGACGACGATATGGCCGTCGGCGCGATCTGGGCAGCCGCGGAGGCAGGCGTGTCGGTTCCAGGCGATATGTCCATCTGCGGTTTCGACGACACCACGATCGCCACCCAGGTGTGGCCGCCGCTCACCACCGTCCACCAGCCTGTGCACGAGATGGGCAAGCGCGCCACCGAAGAGCTGCTGCTTCGCGTGCTTGGCAAAGGCGAAGCGCGCATGGTGGAAGTCGGCTATGAAATGCGTATGCGTGCTTCGACGGCACCCGCGCCCTGA